One genomic region from Nostoc sphaeroides encodes:
- the cobG gene encoding precorrin-3B synthase: MLSEFATCPGLFYATPAADGILSRIRIPGGIISSQQCRAIADIAEQHGGNYVDVTNRANLQVREIRTGINAEVLKHLQYMGLGSRNPVVDHIRNIMTSPTAGIDPLELIDTRPFVQSWDDYIAAHPALSGLSAKFSVCFDGGGIIRVCDRLNDILFAAVLVDGNVYFRLYLSVGAKGQPPSYMGILLSPEKCLPVLAALAEVYLAHSNTTSKRRLRLLELLNTLGCENYLQEVEQRLTFSLLSDLTPNLLGKGEEFFTLLQGEGKYQHIGLHPQRQQGLFYIGVVLPLGRLESNQMRSLADLATKYGSGTLRLTPWQNLLITDIPQQWVADVQSEIAFLGLDSSATNIKSALVACSGKKGCASSATDTKSHALALAKYLETRVTLDCPVNIHFSGCEKSCAQHSKSDITLLGVSIQADNGTVEGYHVYVGDSNEKFGRELYQNVTFAELPALIERMLYVYKIHRLNSDESFGEFANRSICRKIEPQRHREHGEIRI, translated from the coding sequence TTGCTTTCTGAATTTGCCACTTGTCCTGGCTTGTTTTATGCTACACCTGCCGCCGATGGTATATTATCTCGCATTAGAATACCAGGTGGAATTATTAGTAGTCAGCAGTGCCGTGCGATCGCAGATATAGCAGAACAGCACGGTGGCAACTATGTAGATGTGACTAATCGAGCTAATCTACAAGTCCGTGAAATCCGCACGGGGATTAATGCTGAGGTTCTGAAACACCTACAGTACATGGGATTGGGTTCTCGTAATCCTGTTGTAGACCACATCCGTAATATTATGACCAGCCCGACTGCTGGTATCGATCCGCTAGAATTAATCGACACCCGTCCTTTTGTCCAAAGTTGGGATGATTATATTGCTGCACATCCGGCGCTTTCGGGACTGTCGGCAAAATTTAGCGTTTGTTTTGATGGTGGTGGGATAATTCGGGTGTGCGATCGCTTGAATGATATCCTATTTGCTGCTGTCTTAGTTGATGGTAATGTATATTTCCGCCTCTATCTCAGTGTCGGTGCAAAAGGTCAACCGCCCAGCTATATGGGAATTTTGTTATCACCAGAAAAATGTTTGCCCGTCTTGGCAGCTTTGGCAGAGGTCTATCTAGCTCATAGTAATACTACAAGTAAGCGTCGGCTACGGCTATTAGAGTTATTGAATACTTTGGGTTGTGAAAATTATCTTCAGGAAGTTGAACAGCGTCTAACTTTTTCTCTTTTAAGTGACCTAACCCCCAACCTATTAGGAAAGGGGGAGGAATTCTTTACTCTTTTGCAAGGAGAGGGAAAGTATCAGCATATTGGCCTCCATCCCCAACGTCAGCAAGGCTTATTTTACATTGGTGTCGTCTTACCCCTTGGACGATTGGAGAGTAACCAAATGCGGAGTTTAGCAGATTTAGCAACGAAATACGGTAGCGGCACTCTTCGATTAACCCCTTGGCAAAATCTGCTGATAACAGATATTCCTCAGCAATGGGTTGCTGATGTCCAAAGTGAAATTGCTTTCTTAGGATTAGATTCCTCAGCAACCAATATCAAAAGTGCATTAGTTGCCTGTTCTGGCAAAAAAGGTTGCGCCTCTTCTGCCACGGACACCAAAAGTCATGCGTTGGCATTAGCAAAGTATCTTGAAACTCGCGTTACTCTGGATTGTCCAGTTAATATCCACTTTAGCGGCTGCGAAAAATCCTGCGCCCAGCATAGCAAGAGTGATATTACTCTGCTTGGTGTCAGCATTCAGGCTGACAATGGAACTGTGGAAGGCTATCACGTTTATGTTGGTGACAGCAATGAGAAATTCGGACGTGAACTATATCAAAATGTAACTTTTGCCGAACTACCTGCATTAATAGAGCGGATGCTATATGTATATAAAATTCACCGCCTAAATTCTGATGAGTCCTTTGGGGAATTTGCTAATCGGTCGATATGCAGAAAAATCGAACCGCAGAGGCACAGAGAACACGGAGAAATAAGAATTTGA
- a CDS encoding FAD-binding domain-containing protein, producing MAKDMQREFTNRDELVAYLREQFPDAAQRDDHISQTVGGRKAAEKALEKIDAVSYAQTRNFFAGAVTRLSPYIRYGVLSLREIRDYVLERVQHPNDATKLINELGWRDYWQRLYVKLGDGIWKDQEEYKTGYTVAEYAPELPQNIRQGTTGRVCIDSFSRDLKETGYLHNHARMWLAAYIVHWLRIRWQAGAKWFLEHLLDGDPASNNMSWQWVASTFSQKPYFFNRENLERYTKGVYCQKCPLYGHCDFEGSYEELEVRLFPKGEFSKQANSQSWQRPKKGKGSRGSRGGQGGQGRE from the coding sequence ATGGCTAAAGATATGCAACGCGAATTTACCAACCGCGATGAGTTGGTAGCCTACCTGCGCGAACAATTCCCAGATGCGGCGCAACGCGATGACCACATCAGTCAAACCGTCGGAGGACGCAAAGCGGCAGAGAAAGCGCTGGAAAAAATCGATGCAGTAAGCTACGCGCAAACACGAAATTTTTTCGCAGGTGCAGTCACGCGACTTTCGCCTTACATTCGCTATGGCGTTTTGAGTTTGCGAGAAATTCGAGATTATGTCCTTGAACGGGTACAGCACCCAAATGATGCTACAAAACTAATTAACGAGTTAGGCTGGCGCGACTACTGGCAACGGTTGTATGTCAAATTAGGAGATGGAATCTGGAAAGACCAGGAAGAGTACAAAACTGGTTACACTGTGGCTGAATATGCACCCGAATTGCCCCAAAATATCAGACAAGGAACGACAGGTAGAGTTTGCATCGACAGTTTTAGCCGTGACTTAAAAGAAACTGGCTATCTCCATAACCACGCCCGAATGTGGCTAGCAGCTTACATTGTCCATTGGCTGCGTATTCGTTGGCAAGCAGGAGCCAAATGGTTTCTCGAACACCTTTTAGATGGAGATCCTGCTAGTAATAATATGTCATGGCAGTGGGTTGCCAGCACCTTTAGTCAGAAACCGTATTTTTTCAATCGTGAGAACTTAGAACGCTACACCAAAGGCGTTTATTGCCAGAAATGTCCCCTTTACGGCCATTGTGATTTTGAAGGCAGCTATGAAGAATTAGAAGTGCGACTTTTTCCGAAAGGGGAATTTAGCAAACAAGCCAATAGCCAAAGTTGGCAGCGCCCAAAGAAAGGGAAGGGGAGCAGGGGGAGTAGGGGAGGACAAGGGGGACAAGGAAGAGAATAA
- a CDS encoding serine/threonine-protein kinase, translating into MNLCINPHCPRPQNSENILFCQACGSELLLEGRYRVTRQLGAGGFAKTFEVNYANTLKVLKVLMLDDAKAVSLFQQEAQVLSHLNHPGIPKGDGYFTFSPKNSQAPLHCLVMEKIEGLDLYQYMEQRSNRPIDEKLALLWLTQLANILHEVHQQNFFHRDIKPANIMLKADGHLALIDFGTAREVTQTYHQKAAGQNITGIISPGYTPLEQANGKAVPQSDFFALGRTFVYLLTGKSPDQFSEDPRTGKLMWRDSASQISKQVVGLIDYLMEAFPGKRPQNAQMILRCLSEINSTVQSYSIGSSASQLPPTEIEKPKQSKQLKSSVTTQIESSKTETNIFSSKTAQFTGGVIAFAILFLIKFGSRGIYKPFQSHPSQPVLTSTPTELQASNSKESANNSEQASTDSTSQQPSISEENIPSGVPSGWKKFEGGGAELWLPPSWEGGDPSQNLDAMIRKIESLGSSWEGSAQMLKLNPSAFSILAFDSYKGESSFPTNVIVSYEKIPIKMNLETYLQETLNKFPSDIRVINVKTGSIEGYEIGKIITEIRLRDAKQIYYLIKDRSSIRAVIFSTSTNEFEVRLPVFEGSFGTFSVK; encoded by the coding sequence ATGAACCTCTGCATTAATCCCCATTGCCCAAGACCCCAAAATTCTGAAAATATACTGTTTTGTCAAGCCTGTGGCTCAGAATTGCTCTTGGAAGGACGGTATCGAGTGACTCGCCAATTAGGTGCTGGTGGTTTTGCCAAGACATTTGAAGTCAACTACGCTAACACCCTTAAAGTCTTAAAAGTTCTAATGCTGGATGATGCCAAGGCAGTATCCCTGTTTCAGCAAGAAGCACAAGTCTTAAGCCATCTGAATCATCCAGGGATTCCAAAGGGAGATGGGTACTTTACCTTTTCTCCCAAAAATAGCCAAGCGCCACTGCATTGCTTGGTAATGGAGAAAATCGAGGGGTTAGACTTGTACCAATATATGGAACAACGAAGTAATCGCCCCATTGATGAAAAGTTAGCACTTTTATGGCTAACTCAGTTGGCAAATATTTTGCATGAAGTGCATCAACAGAACTTTTTTCATAGAGATATCAAGCCAGCAAATATTATGCTCAAAGCAGATGGACATCTAGCTTTGATAGATTTTGGTACAGCAAGAGAAGTTACACAAACCTATCATCAAAAAGCAGCAGGGCAGAATATAACAGGGATTATTTCACCAGGTTATACACCATTGGAACAAGCCAATGGTAAAGCCGTACCACAATCAGACTTTTTCGCCCTCGGTCGCACATTTGTTTATTTACTTACTGGCAAATCTCCAGATCAATTTTCTGAAGACCCGCGAACTGGTAAGTTAATGTGGCGAGACAGTGCCTCACAAATATCTAAGCAGGTAGTTGGTTTGATTGATTACCTGATGGAAGCATTTCCTGGCAAGCGTCCTCAAAATGCCCAGATGATTTTGAGGTGTCTATCAGAGATTAATTCAACTGTGCAGTCATATTCTATTGGTTCTTCAGCATCACAATTACCACCTACAGAAATAGAAAAGCCTAAACAAAGTAAGCAACTTAAAAGCTCAGTGACTACCCAAATTGAATCTTCAAAAACTGAAACCAATATATTTTCTAGCAAGACTGCCCAATTCACAGGTGGAGTAATTGCTTTCGCTATACTATTTTTAATTAAATTCGGTAGTCGAGGAATCTATAAGCCTTTTCAATCTCATCCAAGTCAGCCAGTGCTAACTTCAACACCAACTGAGCTACAAGCAAGTAATTCTAAGGAGTCAGCAAATAATTCTGAGCAAGCAAGTACTGATTCAACGAGTCAACAACCTTCTATTTCTGAGGAAAATATACCTTCAGGTGTTCCATCTGGTTGGAAGAAGTTTGAGGGTGGTGGTGCAGAATTGTGGTTGCCTCCAAGTTGGGAAGGTGGCGACCCCAGTCAAAATCTAGATGCAATGATTAGAAAAATAGAAAGCCTTGGTTCAAGCTGGGAAGGGTCTGCTCAAATGCTGAAACTAAACCCTTCGGCCTTTTCTATCTTGGCTTTTGACTCGTATAAGGGTGAATCAAGCTTCCCAACTAATGTAATTGTCTCTTATGAAAAAATACCTATTAAGATGAATTTAGAAACTTATTTACAAGAGACACTCAATAAGTTTCCTTCTGATATTCGAGTGATAAATGTAAAGACAGGATCTATTGAAGGCTATGAAATAGGAAAAATAATCACGGAAATACGGCTTCGGGATGCTAAACAAATATACTATTTAATTAAAGACAGAAGCAGTATTAGGGCTGTAATTTTTTCTACTAGTACCAATGAATTTGAAGTACGCTTACCAGTATTTGAAGGAAGTTTTGGTACTTTCTCAGTGAAGTAG
- the bcp gene encoding thioredoxin-dependent thiol peroxidase — MSNIPQVGQPAPDFSTPDQNGNSVTLDDLSSQWVVLYFYPKDDTPGCTTEAKDFSELYQDFSALGTKILGVSPDLGKSHCKFISKHNLSITLLSDPEHILTEAYGAWRLKKFMGKEYMGVARSTFLISPDKMIVYAWPNVKTKGHALAVLTKLRELAATQSPK, encoded by the coding sequence ATGAGCAATATTCCCCAAGTCGGACAACCAGCGCCAGATTTCTCCACCCCTGACCAAAATGGCAATTCAGTCACTCTCGACGATCTCAGCAGTCAGTGGGTTGTCCTCTACTTCTACCCCAAAGATGACACACCCGGTTGTACCACCGAAGCGAAAGATTTCAGCGAGTTGTATCAAGACTTCAGCGCACTGGGAACGAAAATCTTAGGCGTGAGTCCCGATTTGGGTAAGTCCCATTGTAAATTTATCAGCAAACATAACTTGTCAATCACCCTTTTAAGTGACCCAGAACATATTTTGACAGAAGCCTACGGCGCTTGGCGCTTAAAAAAATTTATGGGCAAAGAATATATGGGTGTTGCTCGCTCAACTTTTTTAATTTCACCTGATAAAATGATTGTCTATGCTTGGCCGAATGTGAAAACCAAAGGTCATGCTTTGGCCGTTTTAACTAAATTAAGGGAATTAGCAGCAACGCAAAGTCCCAAATGA
- a CDS encoding restriction endonuclease subunit R: MVQFIQAQNVGLAYLEERFSLQLAKDEAFFTEWFENLPETTDLEKQDLDRIKLHFLRLVKRPPLSEETVKLVVLSTLLNLAGFYDEPFYMRGEESIRISAEDEGEIIRGRIDVLVIQEQFWLLAIESKRSSFSLLEAVPQALVYMLANPNQDKPTFGLVTNGSHFIFVKLIKQNIPKYALSDEFTVLRRKNELYQVLSVLKNLSQTLK; this comes from the coding sequence ATGGTTCAATTTATTCAAGCACAAAATGTTGGGCTTGCCTATTTGGAAGAAAGATTTAGTCTACAACTAGCCAAAGATGAGGCATTCTTCACAGAATGGTTTGAAAATTTACCGGAAACTACAGATTTAGAAAAGCAAGATTTAGACAGAATAAAACTTCATTTTCTCCGCTTAGTCAAGCGTCCTCCTTTGTCAGAAGAAACAGTAAAATTAGTAGTTTTATCTACTTTACTCAATTTAGCTGGATTTTATGATGAGCCTTTTTATATGAGAGGCGAGGAATCAATAAGAATTTCTGCGGAAGATGAAGGAGAAATCATTAGAGGTAGAATTGATGTTTTAGTTATTCAAGAACAATTTTGGTTGTTAGCAATTGAATCTAAAAGGTCTAGCTTTTCTCTTTTAGAAGCCGTACCTCAAGCACTTGTTTATATGTTGGCTAATCCTAATCAAGACAAACCTACTTTTGGATTAGTAACAAATGGTAGTCATTTCATTTTTGTAAAACTGATTAAACAAAATATACCAAAGTATGCGTTATCTGATGAATTTACGGTGTTGAGAAGAAAAAATGAATTGTATCAAGTTCTAAGTGTATTAAAAAATTTGAGTCAAACTTTGAAATAA
- a CDS encoding cysteine desulfurase family protein, producing the protein MSIRPIYLDCHATTAVDERVLAAMLPYFTEKFGNPASIGHVYGWEAEAAVKQTREILAAAINATPEEIVFTSGATEANNLAVKGVAEAYFKKGQHIITVVTEHNAVTDPCNYLKTLGFEITILPVKKDGLIDLNELNKAFRPETILVSVMAANNEIGVLQPIAEIGELCHAYNIIFHTDAAQAIGKIPLDVQAMKIDLMSLTAHKVYGPKGIGALYVRRRNPRVQLAPQQHGGGHERGMRSGTLYTPQIVGFGKAVEIALAEQATENQRLTQLRQSLWSQLSQLEGIHLNGHPQYRLAGNLNISVEGVDGAALLLGLQPVMAISSGSACSSASTAPSHVLTALGNPQQLAYASVRFGIGRFNTQEEIDIVAKHAIATIQSLRNSSFMDSHARKRQSDLAPAD; encoded by the coding sequence ATGTCTATTCGTCCTATATACCTTGATTGCCACGCTACAACAGCCGTAGATGAACGGGTATTAGCAGCAATGCTCCCCTACTTCACAGAAAAGTTTGGCAACCCAGCAAGTATCGGTCATGTTTACGGTTGGGAAGCAGAAGCTGCTGTTAAGCAAACGCGAGAGATTTTAGCAGCAGCAATTAACGCTACTCCTGAAGAAATTGTTTTTACCAGTGGTGCAACAGAAGCGAATAATTTAGCTGTTAAAGGTGTTGCTGAAGCTTATTTTAAAAAAGGTCAGCATATTATTACTGTTGTCACTGAACATAATGCAGTAACTGACCCTTGTAATTATTTAAAAACTCTCGGTTTTGAAATCACTATTCTCCCAGTTAAAAAAGATGGACTTATTGATTTAAATGAGTTAAACAAAGCTTTCCGCCCTGAGACAATTTTGGTTTCGGTAATGGCTGCAAATAACGAAATTGGCGTTTTACAGCCAATAGCCGAAATTGGGGAACTATGCCATGCTTACAACATCATTTTCCACACCGATGCAGCCCAAGCTATTGGTAAAATTCCCCTGGATGTGCAAGCGATGAAAATTGACTTGATGTCGCTAACTGCACACAAAGTATATGGGCCAAAGGGAATTGGGGCGCTGTACGTCCGCAGGCGTAACCCCAGAGTCCAACTAGCTCCCCAGCAGCACGGCGGCGGACATGAACGGGGGATGCGGTCTGGGACATTGTATACACCGCAAATTGTCGGCTTTGGGAAGGCTGTAGAAATCGCTTTGGCTGAACAAGCAACAGAAAACCAACGCCTCACCCAGTTAAGGCAAAGCTTGTGGTCACAGCTTTCCCAACTTGAAGGAATTCATCTCAACGGACATCCTCAATACCGATTGGCGGGAAACTTGAATATCAGCGTTGAGGGAGTGGATGGAGCCGCACTGTTGCTAGGATTACAGCCAGTAATGGCGATTTCTTCTGGTTCTGCTTGCTCATCGGCAAGTACAGCCCCCTCCCATGTACTTACAGCACTGGGAAACCCCCAACAGTTAGCTTATGCCTCAGTGCGGTTTGGGATTGGCCGATTTAATACCCAAGAGGAAATTGATATTGTGGCGAAACATGCGATCGCCACCATTCAAAGTTTACGCAATTCCTCCTTTATGGATTCTCACGCAAGAAAGCGCCAATCTGATCTAGCTCCTGCTGATTGA